One stretch of Eggerthella lenta DSM 2243 DNA includes these proteins:
- a CDS encoding GntR family transcriptional regulator — protein sequence MVIRIDQKSEEPLYLQIRSQIIAAIATGELVPGTALPSVRALASDLGINLHTVNKAYAVLRDEGYVLMRGRSGAYIADPCEDDRADRAQIELAKMEDGLFELALAHRARGGTWGEFLECAQRQAARAYGAGERSDARTAQASRDAQGENIERAASCEPAFKGGAL from the coding sequence ATGGTTATTCGCATCGATCAGAAGTCGGAAGAACCGCTGTACCTGCAGATACGCAGCCAGATCATCGCGGCCATCGCCACGGGCGAGCTGGTGCCCGGCACGGCGTTGCCATCCGTTCGCGCGCTGGCTAGCGACTTGGGCATCAACCTGCACACGGTGAACAAGGCGTACGCCGTGCTGCGCGACGAGGGCTACGTGCTGATGCGCGGCCGATCGGGCGCCTACATCGCCGACCCGTGCGAGGACGATCGGGCCGACCGCGCCCAAATCGAGCTGGCGAAGATGGAGGACGGCCTGTTCGAGCTGGCGTTGGCGCACCGGGCGCGCGGCGGCACGTGGGGCGAGTTCCTGGAGTGCGCGCAGCGCCAGGCCGCGCGCGCCTACGGGGCGGGCGAACGATCCGATGCCCGAACTGCGCAAGCGAGCCGCGACGCGCAGGGCGAGAACATCGAGCGCGCCGCCTCGTGCGAACCGGCGTTCAAAGGGGGTGCGCTGTAG
- a CDS encoding DUF1648 domain-containing protein, with the protein MEGFDPTVIMAVTALLMPVIGAFMAITPYLMRRGEVFTVTVPTSEQHDPYVVGLKRRYAAIVGSATAVFTVIGFASAAMGNAGGVLGALIVGSLAVTAGGYALMLAFRAKMSAYKAKRGWTADAQESVAVVGEQPVPRAISLKWNLLYLPIMAITFAVGAVGYVHMPDMIPMHMGFDGTVNDWAEKTPLILWMPVLIQGFMAACFVFSHWTIARSKKWAEPGAPATSALAYGLFARAQSIYLVAGGVVIAVAMIAMPLSFMNVIDLGQAAVFIMIAAIVLCVGAMAISLVYGQAGSRVFKNMQTSDRLHVDDDRYWKFGVFYCNPDDASLFLPERFGVGWTLNWARPAVWAIVAGGFVVTAAFVVAVMLLF; encoded by the coding sequence GTGGAAGGGTTCGACCCGACCGTCATAATGGCCGTTACGGCATTGCTCATGCCGGTCATCGGCGCGTTCATGGCCATCACCCCGTACCTCATGCGCCGCGGCGAGGTGTTCACGGTCACCGTTCCCACCTCCGAGCAGCACGATCCGTACGTCGTAGGACTCAAGCGCCGCTACGCCGCCATCGTCGGGTCGGCTACGGCGGTGTTCACGGTCATCGGCTTCGCGAGCGCCGCCATGGGCAACGCAGGCGGCGTGCTGGGCGCGCTGATCGTCGGGTCGCTGGCGGTGACCGCAGGCGGCTACGCGCTCATGCTGGCGTTCCGCGCCAAGATGTCCGCATACAAAGCCAAGCGCGGTTGGACGGCTGACGCGCAGGAGTCTGTCGCGGTGGTGGGCGAGCAGCCCGTGCCGCGAGCCATCTCTCTCAAATGGAACCTGTTGTACCTGCCCATCATGGCCATCACCTTCGCCGTGGGCGCGGTGGGTTACGTGCATATGCCCGACATGATTCCCATGCATATGGGCTTCGACGGCACCGTGAACGATTGGGCTGAGAAAACCCCGCTCATCCTGTGGATGCCGGTACTCATCCAGGGGTTCATGGCCGCGTGTTTCGTGTTCTCCCACTGGACCATCGCTCGTTCGAAGAAGTGGGCCGAACCCGGCGCGCCGGCCACGTCGGCGCTGGCCTACGGCCTGTTCGCCCGCGCGCAGAGCATCTATCTGGTGGCGGGAGGCGTGGTGATAGCGGTGGCCATGATCGCCATGCCGCTGTCGTTCATGAACGTGATCGACCTGGGTCAGGCAGCCGTCTTCATCATGATCGCGGCTATCGTGCTGTGCGTCGGCGCCATGGCCATCAGCCTCGTGTACGGCCAGGCGGGTTCGCGCGTGTTCAAGAACATGCAGACATCCGATCGGCTGCATGTGGACGACGACCGTTATTGGAAGTTCGGCGTGTTCTACTGCAACCCCGACGATGCCAGCCTGTTCCTGCCCGAGCGTTTCGGCGTCGGTTGGACGCTGAACTGGGCGCGCCCTGCTGTGTGGGCCATCGTCGCAGGCGGTTTCGTGGTGACGGCTGCTTTCGTGGTCGCGGTGATGCTTCTGTTCTAG
- a CDS encoding putative ABC transporter permease subunit, translating into MKPFILLLKIQLLGLFGINKTLHADPAKAKRTLALAALVVAAVVLFASAYSAGVAQGLVQIGLAEAVPLVAVLVGAIAGAVAAFLKTNGVLFGFKDYDLVMSLPVPTSSVVLSRIASLYAMSLLFGVLVMVPAFAVYASAAGVSAVGVACMALSIVLAPLLPLAAAVVLAVLIAAVSSRFKHANVAVIVLTLAATLAAVFGSFALSGQSDDLAALSALGAQLTGQLAAIFPPAAWATAGIVQGDLVQFAAFAAVNIAAAAAVFALVVRLFVPVNSLLMSSRPRGTFSFDGDKGAGAKSSTPFRALMVKELRLLAATPIYFMNACIGYVLVLVAAVAVAVGSATGMLSLDLLPPAYAPFVGALLPWALAFFCAISSTTAASVSLEGSARWLMLTAPVSPATVLGAKVAVNLAIAVQCLAVSAVLMAVSLPLDALSVAALFAVPLAASMLAACLGLALDARSPKYDWTSVYEPVKRGVPVFAVIMIGMVFCVLGMGVTTLLGVGASLVLALLAAAVSVAAYRGAVKRGLRA; encoded by the coding sequence ATGAAACCGTTCATTCTGCTGCTGAAGATACAGCTGCTAGGGCTGTTCGGCATCAACAAGACGCTGCACGCCGACCCCGCGAAGGCGAAGCGCACGCTGGCGCTTGCGGCGCTGGTCGTGGCGGCCGTGGTGCTGTTCGCTTCGGCGTACTCGGCGGGCGTGGCGCAGGGGCTCGTCCAAATCGGCTTGGCCGAAGCCGTTCCCCTGGTCGCGGTGCTGGTGGGCGCGATCGCCGGCGCGGTTGCGGCGTTCCTCAAAACGAACGGCGTGCTGTTCGGCTTCAAGGACTACGACCTGGTGATGTCGCTTCCCGTGCCCACGTCGTCGGTGGTGTTGTCGCGTATCGCATCGCTGTACGCCATGAGCCTGCTGTTCGGCGTGCTGGTGATGGTGCCGGCTTTCGCCGTGTACGCGTCGGCTGCCGGGGTGTCGGCGGTCGGGGTCGCGTGCATGGCGCTGTCCATCGTGCTGGCGCCGCTTCTGCCCCTGGCCGCGGCCGTCGTGCTGGCGGTGCTGATCGCTGCGGTGTCCTCGCGCTTCAAGCACGCGAACGTCGCGGTCATCGTGCTGACGCTGGCCGCCACGCTGGCGGCGGTGTTCGGCTCGTTCGCGCTGTCCGGCCAATCCGACGACCTGGCGGCGTTGAGTGCGCTCGGCGCCCAGCTGACGGGGCAGCTCGCGGCCATCTTCCCGCCGGCCGCATGGGCGACTGCAGGCATCGTGCAGGGCGACCTCGTGCAGTTCGCCGCCTTCGCTGCGGTCAACATCGCGGCTGCGGCGGCAGTGTTTGCGCTGGTCGTGCGCCTATTCGTGCCGGTGAACTCGCTGCTCATGTCGTCCAGGCCGCGCGGGACGTTCTCGTTCGACGGCGATAAGGGCGCGGGTGCGAAGTCGTCCACGCCCTTCCGCGCGCTCATGGTGAAGGAGCTGCGGCTTTTGGCCGCCACGCCCATCTACTTCATGAACGCGTGCATAGGCTACGTGCTGGTGCTGGTTGCAGCCGTCGCGGTGGCGGTGGGCTCTGCCACGGGGATGCTGTCGCTCGATTTGCTGCCGCCCGCGTACGCGCCGTTCGTCGGCGCGCTGCTTCCGTGGGCGCTCGCGTTCTTCTGCGCTATCTCGTCCACGACGGCCGCGTCGGTTTCGCTCGAGGGCTCGGCGCGTTGGCTCATGCTGACGGCTCCCGTGTCGCCGGCGACGGTGCTGGGAGCGAAGGTGGCCGTCAACTTGGCCATCGCCGTGCAGTGCCTCGCGGTGTCGGCCGTGCTCATGGCGGTGTCGCTGCCGCTGGACGCCCTGTCTGTCGCAGCGCTGTTCGCGGTGCCGCTTGCGGCCAGCATGCTGGCGGCATGTCTGGGACTGGCGCTTGACGCGCGCAGCCCGAAGTACGACTGGACCAGCGTGTACGAGCCGGTGAAGCGCGGCGTTCCGGTGTTCGCCGTGATCATGATCGGCATGGTGTTCTGCGTCCTCGGCATGGGCGTCACGACGTTGCTAGGCGTGGGCGCGTCGCTCGTGCTGGCGCTTCTGGCGGCCGCGGTCTCCGTCGCGGCGTACCGCGGCGCGGTGAAGCGGGGGCTGAGGGCGTAG
- a CDS encoding ABC-F family ATP-binding cassette domain-containing protein, producing MAFLLGCEKVRVDFPTKEVFSEVSLGVDEGDRVGIVGRNGDGKSTLLNLLAGTLEPDEGRVLRNGAVRVGVLGQADSLDPAATVGQAVVGDLPEYEWAGDARIRDIIAGLAGDIPWDAQVGTLSGGQRRRVDLVRLLIGDWDVLALDEPTNHLDVRAITWLADHLKTRWKKGAGALLVVTHDRWFLDEVCLRMWEVHDKRVEPFEGGFSAYIMQRVERDRVAALAEQKRQNELRRELAWLSRGARARATKPKFHVAAAQELIADVPPLRDELELKRMAMARLGKQVVDLEHVSVRFDDKTILDDVDWIIGPGDRYGIVGENGTGKTTLLRVIQGLQRPNAGEVKIGKTVRFAVLSQHLDDLSELGDDRVRQVIGRYSRRTMLDGKEMTPAQLLEKLGFKRADLNEPVKDLSGGQKRRLALMLILLDEPNVLILDEPGNDLDTDMLAVVEDLLDAWPGTLLLVTHDRYLMERVTDHQFALVNGKIRHLPGGVDEYLRLSDASPSSMAAGSPARQRPAHAADSGLSGTEASPESSRLSGGEQRTLRKLMQSNERKVETLNGKIEDVRASMAAADPTDFTALGDFQAQISDLQQQIDALEEEWMEAAEKLGE from the coding sequence ATGGCGTTTCTGCTTGGATGCGAAAAGGTGCGGGTCGATTTCCCCACGAAAGAGGTGTTCTCCGAGGTGTCGCTGGGCGTTGACGAGGGCGACCGGGTGGGCATCGTCGGGCGCAACGGCGACGGCAAGTCGACGCTGCTGAACCTGTTGGCAGGCACGCTGGAGCCAGACGAAGGCCGCGTGCTGCGCAACGGCGCCGTGCGCGTGGGCGTGCTGGGACAGGCCGACTCGCTCGATCCCGCTGCCACGGTGGGGCAAGCCGTGGTGGGCGATCTGCCTGAATACGAGTGGGCCGGCGACGCGCGCATCCGCGACATCATTGCCGGGTTGGCCGGCGATATCCCTTGGGACGCGCAGGTGGGAACGCTGTCGGGCGGGCAGCGCCGTCGAGTGGACCTCGTGCGGCTGCTCATCGGCGACTGGGACGTGCTGGCGCTGGACGAGCCCACGAACCATCTGGATGTGCGCGCTATCACGTGGCTGGCGGACCATCTGAAAACCCGCTGGAAAAAGGGCGCGGGCGCGCTGTTGGTGGTCACGCACGACCGTTGGTTCCTCGACGAGGTGTGCCTGCGTATGTGGGAGGTGCACGATAAACGGGTGGAGCCGTTCGAGGGCGGATTCTCGGCCTACATCATGCAGCGCGTGGAGCGCGATCGCGTGGCCGCGCTAGCCGAGCAGAAACGCCAGAACGAGCTGCGCCGCGAGCTGGCGTGGCTCTCGCGCGGCGCACGGGCGCGTGCGACGAAGCCGAAGTTCCACGTGGCCGCCGCCCAGGAACTCATCGCCGACGTGCCGCCTTTGCGCGACGAGCTGGAGCTCAAGCGCATGGCCATGGCGCGCCTGGGCAAGCAGGTGGTCGACCTCGAGCACGTGAGCGTGCGCTTCGACGACAAGACGATCCTCGACGACGTGGACTGGATCATCGGCCCGGGCGACCGCTACGGCATCGTCGGCGAGAACGGCACGGGCAAGACCACGCTGCTGCGCGTGATCCAGGGTCTGCAGCGCCCGAACGCCGGCGAGGTGAAGATCGGCAAGACCGTGCGTTTCGCCGTGCTGTCGCAGCATCTGGACGATCTGTCCGAACTGGGCGACGACCGTGTGCGCCAGGTCATCGGCCGCTACAGCCGTCGCACGATGCTGGACGGCAAGGAGATGACGCCCGCCCAGCTGCTGGAGAAGCTGGGCTTCAAGCGCGCCGACCTCAACGAGCCGGTGAAGGACTTGTCCGGCGGGCAGAAGCGCCGTCTGGCCCTCATGTTGATCCTGCTGGACGAGCCGAACGTGCTGATCCTCGACGAGCCCGGCAACGACCTGGACACCGACATGCTGGCCGTGGTGGAGGACCTGTTGGACGCCTGGCCGGGCACGCTGCTTCTGGTCACGCACGACCGCTACCTCATGGAGCGCGTCACCGACCACCAGTTCGCCCTGGTGAACGGGAAGATCCGTCATCTGCCGGGTGGGGTGGACGAGTATTTGAGGTTGTCCGACGCTTCCCCCTCTTCCATGGCGGCCGGCAGTCCCGCACGTCAACGCCCTGCGCACGCCGCCGATTCGGGCTTATCTGGGACCGAAGCATCGCCCGAAAGCTCCCGCCTCTCCGGCGGCGAGCAGCGTACCCTGCGCAAGCTCATGCAATCCAACGAGCGCAAGGTGGAAACGCTCAACGGCAAGATCGAGGACGTGCGCGCGAGCATGGCCGCCGCCGACCCCACCGACTTCACCGCGCTCGGCGACTTCCAAGCCCAGATTTCCGATCTCCAACAGCAGATCGATGCCCTTGAGGAAGAATGGATGGAAGCCGCCGAGAAGCTGGGGGAGTAG
- a CDS encoding helix-turn-helix transcriptional regulator, with translation MVFSKATDTGSCAACVSASFMGGKSFVQAGDWDGHGAFGLHRLCCVRNRLWYNSAMKQGEENGSGERARAVDRYLHTGSFEAFRSTFLSGLVLAFFGIGFYRLWYQFNFYNLHFSADVGMVTVGANVARVVVIALLVLLVYKAGFTRATRGVFVWSGFVLMTVSSLLYLLDLFFDATRFEALRVIVGGIGLVGGEIIWIFFLERLRPGEVFFYAAGGLALSCALSLVMGYLDPVVSGMINLFIPALSVFAYWQAMTRLDERAKTTRAGREDGMGKAPGVDALYESDPFRTGAVHALIAFFLYALLLGMALGYPDGRHRELSQTVRSIHQVLVVLLIAFVVWLVLVRGRSFKLSGYWLFQNALMMASICFLMSGSSGSEEASTFLLTNAVTCFYIPLVFFICLIGRHVHYQTTLVYAVVYGGSLLCMAVGRIIVYAVGPTLDHSLWLLIVMAIVVLVEATLIMRPRFMGDYPIGFELGTMRNEASEGAAEVGVVDPVAAFAGLYGLSDVERDIVSLISQGRSRSFIAQTLNYSENTIRNYTRTVYRKVGVHSKQELLDKVADARE, from the coding sequence ATGGTTTTCAGCAAGGCCACTGATACGGGTTCCTGCGCTGCTTGCGTGAGCGCCTCGTTTATGGGTGGGAAGAGCTTCGTGCAAGCGGGCGATTGGGATGGACACGGTGCTTTCGGGCTCCATCGCCTCTGCTGCGTGCGGAATCGGCTATGGTACAATTCCGCCATGAAGCAAGGGGAGGAAAACGGAAGTGGTGAGCGCGCCCGGGCGGTTGACCGGTATCTTCATACTGGTTCTTTCGAGGCGTTCAGATCGACATTCCTATCCGGTTTGGTTCTTGCTTTTTTCGGCATAGGCTTCTACCGGCTCTGGTACCAGTTCAACTTCTACAACCTGCATTTTTCCGCCGACGTGGGCATGGTGACGGTGGGTGCGAACGTCGCTCGGGTGGTGGTGATCGCGCTGCTGGTTTTGCTAGTGTACAAGGCCGGTTTCACGCGTGCGACGCGCGGTGTGTTCGTATGGTCCGGCTTCGTGCTTATGACGGTTTCCAGCTTGCTTTACTTGCTCGATCTCTTTTTCGACGCGACCCGATTCGAGGCGCTACGCGTCATCGTCGGAGGAATAGGTCTGGTCGGCGGCGAGATCATCTGGATTTTCTTTCTCGAACGGCTTCGTCCTGGCGAAGTATTCTTCTACGCTGCCGGCGGCTTGGCTCTTTCATGCGCGCTCTCGCTCGTCATGGGGTATTTGGATCCTGTCGTTTCGGGCATGATCAACCTGTTCATTCCCGCCCTGTCGGTGTTCGCGTACTGGCAGGCGATGACGCGCCTTGACGAGCGCGCCAAAACGACGCGGGCGGGTCGGGAAGACGGCATGGGGAAGGCTCCGGGGGTCGATGCGCTGTACGAATCGGATCCGTTTCGTACAGGAGCCGTGCATGCGCTGATCGCGTTCTTCCTGTACGCGCTGCTGCTGGGCATGGCGCTTGGATACCCCGATGGACGTCATCGAGAATTGTCGCAAACGGTTCGTTCGATTCATCAGGTGCTCGTGGTGCTGCTGATCGCGTTCGTCGTGTGGCTCGTGCTGGTGCGGGGACGTTCGTTCAAGTTGTCCGGATACTGGCTGTTTCAGAATGCGCTCATGATGGCCAGCATATGCTTTTTGATGAGCGGATCGAGCGGATCCGAAGAAGCCAGCACGTTTCTTCTGACCAATGCGGTGACGTGCTTCTATATCCCCCTCGTGTTCTTCATTTGTCTCATCGGCCGCCACGTCCACTATCAGACGACGTTGGTATACGCGGTGGTTTACGGCGGTTCGCTTCTGTGCATGGCCGTTGGACGCATTATTGTGTACGCGGTAGGCCCGACGCTCGATCATAGTTTGTGGCTGCTCATCGTGATGGCGATCGTGGTGCTGGTCGAAGCGACGCTCATTATGAGGCCGCGTTTCATGGGCGATTACCCAATCGGCTTCGAGCTTGGGACTATGCGAAACGAAGCGTCCGAAGGGGCCGCCGAGGTCGGGGTCGTCGATCCTGTTGCGGCATTCGCAGGGTTGTACGGCTTGAGCGACGTCGAGAGGGATATCGTGTCGCTTATTTCCCAAGGTCGAAGTCGATCCTTCATCGCTCAAACGCTTAATTACTCGGAAAACACCATCCGGAATTATACGAGGACGGTGTACCGTAAAGTCGGGGTGCATTCCAAGCAAGAGCTGCTCGACAAAGTTGCCGACGCGCGAGAATAA
- a CDS encoding cation:proton antiporter: MELLEFSLLMLAAVLLSSVIDQLVPKVSSPLIQIGLGLLIALVMGTQISIAFDPNLFLVLFIAPLLYDEAKNLDKKALWENKRPVLSLAVGLVIASALIIGFAVNWLVPSIPLAAAFALGAALGPTDAVSVASLSKQVKIPARSRNILESESIINDASGIVSFQFAIAAAVTGTFSLVGATANFFFAFLGGVLVGVALGLTGNFIVRRVRSWGLENTTFHVLFEVFVPFIVYLVANALGTSGIIAVVAAGILNVVSPRAIGPSVSRMNIVSASVWRVLTFALNGIVFVLLGTQLPRAMQRTWENVTIDNDVLIGYILGITVLMLAARFLWVLIMERVHRQRRGRMTLDELRSTAIMTLAGPKGTITLAVAFTIPFSIPQRELLLFLACGVIVVTMLLATFAVPLIAPKKDTDDEDCFDEEQANIEILRSVIEELAARQTGENRAATQAVVHGYNERIARLKNRSELPDESMAPLRLKANRWERDFTLDLLEREEVDQLIGYRHIKRLSRTENLLRHHADRVSLQIAYLRVRTLAHAGWHRIVEALPGDDLSERVQAERDLRLRSNEHVIEKLQAELASPTSEEPTENLSKLLLEYQSLVQTIHSAASPSITVLTSTANKAVDIQRQGLRLELEAIQARYEEGALPRSSYKRLRENVMLMQIDLEDNV; the protein is encoded by the coding sequence GTGGAACTCCTTGAATTCTCGCTGCTCATGCTGGCCGCCGTGCTGCTCTCATCCGTCATCGACCAGCTGGTTCCCAAAGTGTCATCGCCCCTCATCCAGATAGGGCTGGGCCTGCTCATCGCGCTGGTCATGGGCACGCAGATCAGCATCGCCTTCGATCCCAACCTGTTCCTAGTGCTGTTCATAGCCCCGCTTCTGTACGACGAGGCCAAAAACCTCGACAAGAAGGCGCTGTGGGAGAACAAACGCCCGGTGCTGTCGCTGGCCGTCGGGCTGGTCATCGCCTCGGCCCTGATCATCGGGTTCGCCGTCAACTGGCTGGTTCCATCCATCCCCTTGGCCGCGGCGTTCGCCTTGGGCGCCGCGCTCGGACCCACCGACGCGGTGTCGGTCGCCTCGCTGTCGAAGCAGGTGAAGATCCCCGCACGTTCGCGCAATATCTTGGAAAGCGAATCCATCATCAACGACGCCTCGGGCATCGTGTCGTTCCAATTCGCCATAGCCGCAGCCGTCACCGGTACATTCTCGCTGGTCGGCGCCACGGCGAACTTCTTCTTCGCATTCCTCGGCGGCGTACTCGTGGGCGTAGCGTTGGGGCTCACGGGCAACTTCATCGTGCGCCGCGTGCGCTCGTGGGGCCTCGAGAACACCACGTTCCATGTGCTGTTCGAGGTGTTCGTGCCGTTCATCGTGTACCTGGTGGCCAACGCGCTGGGCACCAGCGGTATCATCGCAGTCGTCGCCGCCGGCATTTTGAACGTCGTATCGCCGCGCGCCATCGGCCCGTCCGTCTCGCGCATGAATATCGTGTCCGCCAGCGTGTGGCGCGTGCTGACGTTCGCCCTCAACGGCATCGTATTCGTGCTTCTGGGTACTCAGCTGCCGCGCGCCATGCAGCGTACCTGGGAAAACGTCACCATCGATAACGACGTTCTCATCGGCTACATCCTGGGCATCACCGTGCTCATGCTGGCCGCCCGCTTCCTTTGGGTGCTTATCATGGAACGCGTCCATCGCCAGCGCAGAGGCCGGATGACGTTGGACGAGCTTCGCTCGACGGCCATCATGACCTTGGCCGGCCCGAAGGGAACCATCACGCTTGCCGTGGCGTTCACTATTCCTTTCTCCATCCCGCAGCGCGAGCTGCTGCTGTTCCTAGCATGCGGCGTCATCGTGGTCACCATGCTGTTGGCCACGTTTGCCGTGCCGCTGATCGCGCCGAAGAAAGATACCGACGACGAGGATTGCTTCGACGAGGAGCAAGCCAATATCGAGATACTCCGATCGGTCATCGAAGAGCTGGCGGCACGTCAAACCGGCGAGAACCGCGCGGCCACGCAAGCGGTCGTCCACGGCTACAACGAGCGCATAGCCCGCCTGAAGAACAGAAGCGAACTGCCCGACGAGTCCATGGCGCCCTTGCGCCTGAAAGCGAACCGGTGGGAACGCGATTTCACGCTCGACCTCCTTGAACGCGAGGAAGTGGATCAGCTGATAGGGTACCGGCACATCAAGCGCCTCTCGCGCACGGAAAATCTGCTGCGCCATCATGCCGACCGCGTGTCGCTGCAAATCGCCTACCTGCGCGTGCGCACGCTCGCTCACGCAGGATGGCATCGTATCGTGGAGGCGCTGCCCGGCGACGATCTCTCCGAGCGCGTGCAGGCCGAGCGCGACCTGCGCCTCCGCAGCAACGAGCACGTCATCGAAAAGTTGCAGGCGGAGCTCGCCTCTCCCACTTCGGAAGAGCCTACCGAGAACCTGAGCAAGCTGCTACTGGAATACCAAAGCCTCGTGCAAACCATTCACAGCGCCGCAAGCCCGTCCATCACCGTGCTGACCAGCACTGCGAACAAAGCCGTGGACATCCAGCGCCAAGGACTGCGGCTTGAGCTGGAAGCCATTCAGGCGCGCTACGAGGAGGGGGCGCTGCCCCGCTCCTCGTACAAACGGCTGCGCGAGAACGTGATGCTCATGCAAATCGATCTGGAGGACAACGTGTAG
- a CDS encoding IS256-like element ISEle1 family transposase gives MKKILCPACGGDTKRNGKTSSGATRWRCKACGASTTQRYDNEPKLLELFLRWLLSKKTQGEFGMPGRTFRHLTNKFWDLWPVAPVCDEVHHVVEVDGLWLGRDVVIMIACTEKHVIGWHLARSENAQAWAALMARIAPPDVVITDGGKGFEKARRAVWPNTRVQRCVFHAFCQVKRQTTTRPRLQAGVELYGIAKKLMRIGSLNEAAEWLAGFSNWCTAWEGFLKEKEVVDGRIRYKHERLRTARGGLLKLCRAGTLFTYLDEGLLEGGPVPATTNRIEGGVNAQIRHMLREHRGLRLTRRVKAAFWWCYMDLEARASPKEILKEMPTDVLIAEFYRAAAEASEKDEAVGRWGTAVQWNDLHASGPYRMDYD, from the coding sequence ATGAAGAAGATACTGTGCCCTGCGTGCGGGGGCGACACGAAACGCAACGGGAAGACCTCGTCGGGGGCGACTCGTTGGCGCTGCAAGGCATGCGGCGCATCCACCACGCAACGTTACGACAACGAGCCTAAACTGCTAGAGCTGTTCCTGAGGTGGCTGCTCTCGAAAAAGACCCAAGGCGAGTTCGGCATGCCCGGACGCACCTTCCGGCATCTCACGAATAAGTTCTGGGACCTGTGGCCCGTGGCTCCTGTCTGTGACGAGGTCCACCACGTGGTGGAGGTGGATGGCCTTTGGCTGGGGCGCGACGTCGTGATTATGATCGCCTGCACCGAGAAGCACGTGATCGGCTGGCATCTAGCGAGAAGCGAGAACGCGCAGGCGTGGGCGGCGCTCATGGCGCGCATAGCCCCTCCCGACGTCGTGATTACCGATGGCGGAAAGGGGTTCGAGAAGGCGAGACGCGCCGTGTGGCCGAACACACGCGTGCAGCGCTGCGTCTTCCATGCGTTCTGTCAGGTGAAGCGCCAGACCACGACCAGGCCGCGGCTCCAGGCGGGCGTTGAGCTCTATGGCATCGCCAAGAAGCTCATGCGCATAGGTAGCCTCAACGAAGCTGCGGAGTGGCTTGCGGGCTTCTCTAATTGGTGCACGGCATGGGAAGGATTCCTAAAGGAAAAAGAGGTGGTTGACGGGCGGATCCGCTACAAGCACGAGAGGCTGCGCACTGCGCGCGGCGGGCTTCTGAAGCTTTGTAGGGCCGGTACCCTATTCACCTATCTCGACGAAGGCTTGCTCGAGGGAGGACCTGTTCCGGCGACTACGAACAGGATCGAAGGCGGCGTGAACGCCCAGATCCGCCACATGCTGCGAGAGCATCGGGGATTGAGGCTGACGAGGCGCGTCAAGGCGGCGTTCTGGTGGTGCTATATGGACCTTGAAGCCCGTGCAAGCCCGAAAGAGATCCTGAAGGAAATGCCGACGGACGTCCTGATTGCTGAGTTTTATCGAGCAGCTGCCGAAGCTAGCGAAAAAGATGAAGCGGTGGGGCGCTGGGGCACTGCTGTGCAATGGAATGACCTGCATGCAAGCGGCCCTTATCGCATGGATTACGATTAG
- a CDS encoding ABC transporter ATP-binding protein has protein sequence MTAEQKKAAPVLSVNHVVKAFGAKRAVDDVTLDVMPGDIFGFVGHNGAGKTTLIRAIVGVTGFDEGDIRIAGQSVKTDALACKRMTAYVPDNPDIYEFLTGIQYLNYLSDIFEVPADVRERRIRAYADRLSLTSALGDLISSYSHGMRQKLVLIGALVHQPTLLVLDEPFVGLDPEASFHVKEMLRELADGGSAVFFSSHVLEVVEKLCNKVAIIKQGTLRACGPTADVVGDESLEDVFLDMIDRNA, from the coding sequence ATGACGGCAGAACAGAAGAAGGCCGCTCCGGTGCTTTCGGTCAACCATGTGGTGAAGGCGTTCGGCGCGAAACGGGCGGTGGACGATGTGACGCTCGACGTCATGCCGGGCGACATTTTCGGATTCGTCGGCCACAACGGCGCCGGCAAAACCACGCTCATCCGCGCTATCGTGGGCGTGACGGGCTTCGACGAGGGCGACATCCGCATCGCAGGTCAGTCGGTGAAAACCGACGCGCTGGCCTGCAAGCGCATGACCGCCTACGTGCCCGACAACCCCGACATCTACGAGTTCCTCACGGGCATTCAGTATCTCAACTACCTTTCGGACATCTTCGAGGTGCCCGCCGACGTGCGTGAACGCCGCATCCGGGCGTACGCGGACCGGCTGAGCCTCACCTCGGCGCTGGGCGACCTCATCTCCTCGTACTCGCACGGCATGCGCCAGAAGCTGGTGCTCATCGGCGCGCTCGTGCACCAACCGACACTGCTGGTGCTGGACGAGCCGTTCGTCGGTCTCGACCCCGAGGCGTCCTTCCACGTGAAGGAGATGCTGCGCGAGCTGGCCGATGGCGGCTCGGCCGTGTTCTTCTCCAGCCACGTGCTGGAAGTGGTGGAGAAGCTGTGCAACAAGGTGGCCATCATCAAGCAGGGCACGCTGCGCGCATGCGGCCCGACGGCCGACGTGGTGGGCGACGAGAGCCTGGAGGACGTGTTCCTCGACATGATCGACCGGAACGCGTAG